From one Pedobacter faecalis genomic stretch:
- a CDS encoding O-methyltransferase, translating to MSLINDDMQQLLLQYCEPESELLKHIDRQTNLKVLMPRMLSGHYQGRVLSMVSKMISPKRILEVGTFTGYATLCLAEGLQHDGMLYTLDINEELEDMVRESFAASPFKDQIRYIIGDATSTLQEIDEVFDLVFIDADKKNNGTYYDMVFDQVRSGGLIIVDNVLWSGKVLQEKQDKDTKNITGFNDKIAADDRVEKLILPVRDGLFIIRKK from the coding sequence ATGAGCCTGATCAATGATGATATGCAGCAACTGCTGCTTCAATACTGTGAACCGGAAAGCGAGCTACTGAAGCACATAGACCGGCAAACCAATCTGAAGGTTTTGATGCCTCGAATGCTTTCGGGGCATTACCAGGGCCGCGTGCTGAGCATGGTGAGCAAGATGATTTCTCCAAAAAGGATACTGGAAGTAGGTACCTTTACGGGTTATGCCACACTATGCCTGGCCGAAGGTCTGCAGCATGATGGCATGCTGTATACGCTCGACATCAACGAAGAACTGGAAGACATGGTGCGTGAGAGCTTCGCGGCATCCCCTTTCAAGGATCAGATCAGGTATATTATCGGCGATGCGACAAGCACGCTTCAGGAGATTGACGAGGTGTTTGACCTGGTGTTTATTGATGCCGACAAGAAAAACAATGGGACATATTATGACATGGTGTTCGACCAGGTGCGGAGCGGAGGACTGATTATTGTGGATAATGTGCTCTGGAGCGGCAAAGTGCTGCAGGAAAAACAGGATAAGGACACAAAAAACATTACAGGTTTTAACGACAAGATCGCTGCCGATGACCGTGTAGAGAAGCTGATCCTTCCGGTTAGGGACGGTCTGTTTATCATTAGAAAAAAATAA
- the ruvX gene encoding Holliday junction resolvase RuvX — MPRIMAFDYGTKRVGIAVTDPMQIIATGLDTVHPKDLVQYLKNYVARETVEAFVFGDPKQMDGTPSDSAQHVKGFARTLKKTFPDIPQYWVDERFTSKLAHETVLQSGIRKQDRQNKERIDTISATIILQYFMEQPRL, encoded by the coding sequence ATGCCCCGTATTATGGCCTTCGACTATGGAACAAAGCGTGTTGGTATTGCGGTTACCGACCCGATGCAGATCATTGCCACTGGTTTGGACACCGTGCATCCGAAGGATTTAGTGCAATATCTGAAAAATTATGTGGCTCGGGAAACTGTGGAGGCTTTTGTATTTGGCGACCCGAAACAAATGGATGGTACCCCTTCGGACTCCGCGCAGCATGTGAAGGGTTTTGCGCGTACCCTGAAAAAGACTTTCCCGGATATTCCACAGTATTGGGTCGACGAGCGATTCACTTCCAAACTGGCACATGAGACGGTGTTGCAGAGCGGGATCAGGAAGCAGGACCGGCAAAACAAGGAGCGTATTGATACCATTTCGGCTACGATCATTTTACAATATTTTATGGAGCAACCTCGTTTATAA
- a CDS encoding ATP-binding protein: MQFRKIIGQDAVKAQLIQSVNDNRVSHAQLFLSCDGSGAFPLAIAYAQYLNCGDRQEGDSCGNCASCRKYERYIHPDLHFSYPFFASKDIRTAVDVLEEWRNMLQEDIYFDMDTWRSRLNAENKQANINIAECHDIIKKLSYKAFEAPTKVLIMWLPEYLDKEGNSLLKIIEEPPQNTLFILVAHNQDQILPTLLSRTQIVKIPKLDDEVIEENLLESFGLSENQAREYSFLADGNLIEAKRLIVNTHNENADLFSGWLRMGYGNRVADLIGFVDQIAGWGRENQKNFLKYGISFMRECSLLLSGAEDLVKLPANALDTAKKLSANVLSLAMAEAVVEELEKAHYHVERNANPKILFLDVSLQLVKIIKFKTFPSGTQHIYN; this comes from the coding sequence ATGCAGTTCAGGAAAATCATTGGTCAGGACGCTGTGAAGGCGCAGTTGATCCAGTCGGTAAACGACAACCGGGTAAGTCATGCCCAGCTGTTTTTGTCGTGCGATGGTAGCGGGGCGTTTCCTCTGGCCATAGCCTATGCACAGTATCTTAACTGTGGCGACCGGCAGGAGGGTGATAGCTGTGGCAATTGTGCTTCATGCCGAAAGTATGAGCGGTACATCCATCCGGATCTGCATTTCTCTTACCCCTTCTTTGCTTCCAAAGATATACGAACGGCGGTAGATGTGCTCGAAGAATGGAGAAATATGCTGCAGGAAGATATCTATTTCGATATGGATACCTGGCGCTCCAGGCTGAACGCGGAAAACAAGCAGGCCAATATTAATATCGCCGAGTGCCACGATATCATCAAAAAGTTGAGCTACAAAGCCTTTGAGGCGCCTACTAAGGTGCTTATTATGTGGCTGCCCGAGTATCTCGATAAAGAAGGAAACAGTCTCCTTAAGATCATTGAAGAGCCGCCGCAGAACACGTTATTTATATTGGTAGCGCATAATCAGGACCAAATCCTACCCACTTTGCTGTCTCGTACGCAAATTGTTAAAATACCTAAACTGGATGATGAGGTTATTGAGGAAAACCTGCTGGAAAGCTTTGGACTGTCCGAAAACCAGGCGCGGGAGTACAGTTTTCTGGCAGACGGAAATCTGATTGAGGCGAAGCGGCTGATAGTGAATACGCACAATGAGAATGCCGACCTGTTTTCCGGTTGGTTGAGGATGGGCTATGGCAACAGGGTGGCAGACCTGATCGGCTTTGTGGATCAGATCGCGGGCTGGGGCCGGGAAAATCAAAAGAACTTTCTGAAATATGGCATCAGCTTTATGCGGGAGTGCAGTCTGCTGCTCAGCGGTGCAGAAGACCTGGTTAAACTGCCCGCGAATGCATTAGATACCGCAAAGAAACTGTCGGCCAACGTGCTTAGTCTGGCCATGGCCGAAGCGGTGGTAGAGGAGCTCGAGAAAGCGCACTATCATGTGGAGCGAAATGCGAATCCTAAAATTCTGTTTTTAGATGTATCTTTACAGCTGGTTAAAATAATCAAATTTAAAACGTTCCCTTCGGGGACTCAACATATATACAACTGA
- a CDS encoding PSP1 domain-containing protein, translated as MGCGSCSTGGGCAPAGCKSNGSCLTNGCGKMDVYDWLSNLDMPTNYKPFPIIEVKFKGARKEFFVNAENIYLEIGELVAVEGATGGYDIGHVSLTGELVRMQMKRRKTHADQVTRKVYRKATEADVQKWKIAKDLEWETMHKARTLALDLRLSMKISDVDYQGDKTKATFFYTAEGRVDFRELIKKMAETFRVRIEMRQIGMRQEAGRLGGIGSCGRELCCSTWLTNFKTVSTAAARYQNLSLNTLKLAGQCGKLKCCLNYELDTYLDALKDIPDRVDSLHTEIGVARHQKTDIFKKVMWFSYPNTEDWIPLKVDRVKEIMAMNKRGQKPVNLKEEAINLAPVVVAEKTHDYENVVGQDSLTRLDDKSRGRGNKNKNKQGGDRNNRQDRNQRQQKPSQAKQGGGAGQTKQAGQGQPAAQAKQAQQPKPQGQPQAKPAQPKPQAQAVTGVEGGEGQPAANRNRNRNRNRRNKQKDKPKDE; from the coding sequence ATGGGATGTGGAAGTTGCTCTACAGGAGGTGGTTGCGCACCCGCGGGCTGCAAAAGTAATGGCTCTTGCCTTACAAATGGCTGCGGTAAAATGGATGTTTACGACTGGCTGTCCAACCTGGATATGCCAACCAATTATAAGCCTTTCCCCATTATAGAGGTTAAATTTAAAGGGGCCAGGAAAGAGTTTTTTGTGAATGCAGAGAACATTTATCTGGAAATAGGTGAGCTGGTAGCCGTTGAAGGGGCTACCGGGGGTTATGATATCGGGCACGTTTCTCTTACAGGCGAACTGGTACGCATGCAGATGAAACGGCGTAAAACGCATGCTGATCAGGTAACCCGCAAGGTGTACCGTAAGGCTACGGAAGCCGATGTGCAAAAATGGAAGATCGCAAAGGATCTAGAATGGGAAACCATGCATAAGGCCCGGACGCTTGCGCTCGATCTCCGCTTATCGATGAAAATCAGTGATGTGGATTATCAGGGCGATAAGACCAAGGCGACTTTCTTTTATACAGCCGAGGGACGTGTAGATTTCAGGGAACTGATCAAGAAGATGGCGGAGACCTTTAGGGTGCGTATAGAGATGCGTCAGATCGGTATGCGCCAGGAGGCCGGGCGACTTGGCGGTATAGGCTCATGCGGACGGGAATTGTGCTGTTCTACCTGGCTTACCAATTTTAAAACGGTATCTACCGCTGCTGCGCGGTATCAGAACCTTTCACTTAACACGCTTAAATTGGCCGGACAGTGCGGCAAGCTGAAATGCTGCCTCAATTACGAACTGGACACCTATCTGGATGCATTGAAAGATATTCCCGACCGTGTGGACAGTCTGCATACCGAAATTGGTGTGGCCCGTCACCAGAAGACGGATATTTTCAAAAAGGTGATGTGGTTCAGTTACCCGAACACGGAGGACTGGATTCCGCTTAAGGTTGATCGCGTGAAGGAAATCATGGCGATGAACAAGCGTGGTCAGAAGCCGGTTAATCTGAAGGAGGAAGCCATAAACCTTGCTCCGGTCGTCGTTGCCGAGAAAACACACGATTACGAAAATGTGGTGGGGCAGGATAGCCTGACCCGCTTGGACGATAAATCGAGAGGACGCGGGAACAAAAACAAGAATAAGCAGGGCGGCGACAGGAACAACCGGCAAGATAGAAATCAACGTCAGCAGAAGCCTTCACAAGCAAAACAGGGCGGTGGTGCTGGGCAGACAAAGCAAGCCGGACAAGGCCAGCCCGCTGCGCAAGCGAAGCAGGCACAACAGCCGAAGCCACAAGGACAGCCACAGGCCAAACCAGCACAGCCAAAGCCACAGGCACAGGCCGTAACGGGAGTTGAAGGAGGCGAAGGACAACCGGCGGCAAACAGGAATCGTAACCGTAACCGCAACCGGAGAAATAAACAAAAGGACAAGCCTAAAGATGAGTAG
- a CDS encoding gliding motility lipoprotein GldH, with translation MSRPGLLVVAALLCLFFYGCEPGTIADTNVSVPARNWTYVNKARTVVDIQDISKAYNIYFKLRHTSDYRYSNIFILMHMGGAGIKKHTRRYEYRLAEPDGRWLGSGSGNLYTYTFPLLTNYWFTKPGKYAIEIEQNMRDNPLKEISDVGIKVSQQGQ, from the coding sequence ATGAGTAGACCAGGGCTTCTTGTTGTTGCAGCCCTTCTTTGCCTGTTTTTTTATGGCTGCGAACCCGGCACAATTGCAGATACCAATGTGTCGGTACCCGCTCGCAACTGGACCTATGTAAATAAGGCACGTACGGTGGTCGACATCCAGGACATCAGCAAGGCCTATAATATTTATTTCAAGCTCCGTCATACTTCCGATTACAGGTATTCAAACATCTTTATACTGATGCATATGGGTGGTGCTGGAATTAAAAAGCATACACGCCGGTACGAATACCGCCTGGCCGAGCCCGATGGCAGATGGCTGGGTTCCGGATCTGGAAATCTGTATACCTATACTTTTCCCTTGCTTACTAACTACTGGTTTACCAAGCCTGGTAAATATGCCATTGAGATTGAGCAAAACATGCGCGACAATCCTCTGAAGGAAATCAGCGATGTTGGGATTAAAGTATCACAGCAGGGGCAGTAA